Proteins from a single region of Plasmodium brasilianum strain Bolivian I chromosome 13, whole genome shotgun sequence:
- a CDS encoding transcription initiation TFIID-like, giving the protein MSQPLKRSKLNNNESQNIFVKNENSMSVHNISMNAILCSSLNLDSIYKYFSNCIYNPREFKCMRIDVPVSLKTVHKYVNYVKNKRKKEQQGIEVEINKPEDSSYKGVDNNCKEVSNNCDMPSGGNTSFPIDEGKCSMPDSVHVSSTANIASSSNAEVSARNDHISGESNYINSVIEKINENYKDVTEKLVINVSIFSNGKIICTGNNSIEACKIAMKKVEKKLKQLNFKNIKLKKITIANILAVYNVGFSIVLPLFAQYYKSVDYDPNVFPACKVKIALTNEDKKNLSERKEQNESTYAWCNANNNIDSGKSKVDIVSASIFSTGNITLTGGKSYENLQRCIDILFPYLIKSKSQH; this is encoded by the exons ATGTCGCAGCCCTTGAAAAGGtcaaaattaaataacaaCGAAtctcaaaatatatttgttaaaaatgaaaatagcaTGAGCGTTCATAACATTTCGATGAATGCAATATTGTGTTCATCTTTAAACTTAGatagcatatataaatacttttcAAATTGCATATATAACCCGAGGGAGTTCAAGTGCATGCGCATTGATGTTCCAGTGAGTTTAAAGactgtacataaatatgtaaattatgttaaaaataaaagaaaaaaggagcAACAGGGTATAGAGGTGGAGATTAATAAGCCGGAAGATAGTTCATATAAGGGGGTAGATAATAATTGTAAGGAAGTAAGTAATAACTGTGATATGCCTTCTGGGGGGAATACTTCTTTTCCCATTGATGAAGGAAAATGTAGTATGCCTGACTCTGTACATGTTAGCAGCACAGCAAATATAGCCTCAAGCTCCAATGCAGAGGTTTCTGCAAGGAATGACCATATTTCTGGTGAAAGCAATTACATTAATTCTGTTATCGAAAAAATCAATGAAAATTACAAAGACGTAACTGAAAAGCTAGTTATAAATGTGTCTATTTTTTCGAATGGGAAAATTATATGCACAGGCAATAATTCGATCGAAGCTTGTAAAATTGCTATGAAAAAAgtcgaaaaaaaattaaaacaattaaattttaaaaatataaaactaaaaaaaataactattGCAAACATCTTAGCTGTGTATAATGTGGGCTTCTCAATTGTTCTACCTCTCTTTGCGCAGTATTACAAAAGC GTGGACTATGATCCCAACGTATTTCCTGCATGCAAAGTGAAAATTGCGCTGACAAATgaggacaaaaaaaatttatctgAAAGGAAGGAG CAAAATGAGAGCACGTATGCCTGGTGTAATGCAAACAATAATATAGACAGTGGTAAGAGTAAAGTGGACATTGTTTCGGCTAGTATATTCTCGACCGGTAATATAACCCTAACTGGAGGAAAAAGTTATGAAAATTTGCAGAGGTGCattgatatattatttcccTATTTGATTAAAAGTAAATCCCAGCATTGA
- a CDS encoding heme/steroid binding domain containing protein — protein MEQNEDSEEESEEAAAGTTTDVQCVRGEAIMDTCAQGKENDGSLLGKLNCINIEKDHVIDIESKIKKILENCENCKKYKKYQNYENSGKAEERGGKAEKTENIFEKENSNNLCTYEGISKNDFSLPIFFPSSKDDNNKNCNACNYCEDVCFSMICKKCKIKRKSLYRKYKKYKKHNLRICQNEMKLAMQLKKKAREILLSIRHQKMEEQMSKGDGGEGKERVDKTLTKGSKKTYHSTPQGNDKNYKHLILSTEEENTNNNINTKDDKYNALNALISRSKSTTNSEGENEKNFFTYYNYIKYKEYFTECEIKRHCQVNDCWVVANQNVYDVTTILNHHPGGNNCILNKAGRDVSVDYFYHSKYAQKKFWEPLKIGKVITCTKEIAEEKKKKKSLNSVIKNKCSLM, from the coding sequence ATGGAACAGAATGAAGATTCTGAGGAGGAAAGTGAAGAAGCAGCAGCAGGAACGACAACAGACGTACAATGTGTAAGGGGTGAAGCAATCATGGATACGTGTGCGCagggaaaagaaaatgatgGAAGTTTATTAGGAAAATTAAATTGCATAAACATAGAAAAAGACCATGTAATAGATAtagaaagtaaaataaaaaaaatattggaaaattgtgaaaattgtaaaaaatataaaaaatatcaaaattatgaaaattctGGAAAAGCTGAAGAACGAGGGGGAAAGGCAGAAAAGACGGAAAACATATTcgaaaaggaaaatagtaacaacttatgtacatacgaaggcataagtaaaaatgatttttcaCTCCCCATTTTTTTCCCTTCAAGTAAAGatgataataacaaaaactGTAATGCATGTAACTATTGTGAGGATGTATGTTTTTCTATGATATGTAAAAagtgcaaaataaaaagaaaaagtttatacagaaagtataaaaaatataaaaaacacaATTTAAGAATTTGtcaaaatgaaatgaaattaGCTATgcaattgaaaaaaaaggctCGTGAAATCTTACTGTCCATTCGTCATCAGAAAATGGAAGAACAAATGAGCAAAGGGGATGGGGGAGAAGGTAAAGAAAGAGTTGATAAGACATTAACAAAAGGTagtaaaaaaacatatcaCTCAACTCCCCAAggtaatgataaaaattacaagcatttaattttaagcacagaagaagaaaacacaaataataatatcaacACTAAGGACGATAAATATAATGCACTAAATGCTCTTATCAGTAGAAGTAAGAGTACAACAAATTCGGAAggtgaaaatgaaaaaaatttttttacatattataactacataaaatataaagaatattttacaGAATGTGAAATAAAAAGGCATTGTCAAGTAAATGATTGTTGGGTTGTTGCAAATCAAAACGTTTATGACGTAACAACAATTCTAAATCATCACCCAGGTGGTAataattgtattttaaataaagcaGGTCGTGATGTTTCAGTTGATTATTTCTATCATTCAAAATATGCTCAAAAGAAATTTTGGGAACCattaaaaataggaaaagtTATAACATGTACAAAAGAAATTgctgaggaaaaaaaaaaaaaaaaaagcctcAATTCtgtcataaaaaataagtgtTCCTTGATGtag